In one window of Bradyrhizobium sp. AZCC 1721 DNA:
- a CDS encoding alpha/beta hydrolase fold domain-containing protein — protein MPDAAVAARSSEATNSGTTQQVDVAVVGAGFAGLYLLHRLRKAGFSAVVIEEAGDVGGTWYWNRYPGARCDIQTIDYGYTFDPELESAWQWSEKYATQPEILRYLGFVADRYDLRRDIRFGTNVRAANWDEAAERWRLTTSNGADVSSHYYIMATGCLSAPKPPEIDGVKDFKGEIYFTGRWPHEEVKLAGKRIAVIGTGSSGIQSIPLLAEQAAHLSVFQRTPNFALPAHNGSAPADRLALLQGDRAGYREQARWSLAGVPYPQQMAVSWQLSDTERRERFEQAWAAGDLVYILTQLWADQGVDVDGNALLADLIREKIREIVKDAETAEALTPRDHPFGAKRPCLDTNYYATFNRPNVTLVNLRKEPITEITASGITTDKRTFDVDVIVFATGFDAMTGAIKAVHPITGRDGKSLSDVWANGPQTYLGLTVSGFPNLFLITGPGSPSVLSNMAVSIEQHVDWVVDRLAAMREAGFTTIDATETAQAGWAQHMADCSTLTLHRLANTWYTGANVPGKAQGVMPYTGGVGPYRSICNEVVARGMLGFKLTGPNVAEQCNDGQVVRLQPDVRLVLGMLAEMNLPAIESLGAQGARDFLTEFNKSRPAGRPVGEVGDGVLHGADGLLQYRLYRPATPGPHPIVVYFHGGGWVLGDEQSDDPFCRDICRRSGMIVASVGYRHAPEHRFPAAAEDGYAATRWIAEHATELGGRPGPVLVAGWSAGANIAAVTCQLARDRGGPEIAGQLLVCPVTDCRFDRPSYTDNAIGYFLTRALMFWFWDIYCSPADRTDPRASPLRGNLANLPPAFVATCEFDPLRDEGIEYAEAMAAAGVPVEQLQARGHIHTSLMMVDVVITGVSPRARMAEALRSFAGLPRKLEESGEGASPIAVNAAAG, from the coding sequence ATGCCAGACGCAGCGGTCGCAGCACGTTCTTCTGAAGCGACAAACAGCGGTACGACACAACAGGTCGATGTCGCGGTCGTCGGCGCCGGGTTTGCCGGCCTCTATCTCCTGCATCGCTTGCGCAAGGCCGGCTTCTCGGCGGTCGTGATCGAGGAAGCCGGCGATGTCGGCGGCACCTGGTACTGGAACCGCTATCCCGGCGCACGCTGCGACATCCAGACCATCGACTACGGCTACACCTTCGATCCCGAGCTGGAGAGCGCGTGGCAATGGTCGGAGAAATACGCAACGCAACCCGAGATCCTGCGCTATCTCGGTTTCGTCGCCGATCGATACGATCTGCGGCGCGACATCCGCTTTGGCACCAATGTCAGGGCGGCAAATTGGGATGAGGCGGCCGAACGCTGGCGGCTCACGACCAGCAATGGCGCTGATGTTTCCTCTCACTATTACATCATGGCGACCGGCTGCCTCTCTGCGCCCAAGCCGCCGGAGATCGACGGCGTCAAGGACTTCAAGGGCGAGATCTATTTCACCGGCCGCTGGCCGCACGAAGAGGTCAAGCTCGCCGGCAAGCGCATCGCCGTCATCGGCACGGGATCATCGGGCATCCAGTCGATCCCGCTGCTCGCCGAGCAGGCCGCGCATCTCAGCGTTTTCCAGCGCACGCCGAATTTCGCCCTTCCCGCCCACAACGGTTCCGCGCCGGCGGACCGGCTCGCACTGCTGCAGGGCGACCGCGCCGGCTATCGCGAGCAGGCGCGGTGGTCGCTCGCAGGCGTCCCCTATCCGCAGCAGATGGCGGTGAGCTGGCAGTTGAGTGATACCGAGCGCCGCGAGCGGTTCGAGCAGGCCTGGGCCGCCGGCGATCTCGTCTACATCCTGACTCAGCTTTGGGCCGACCAGGGCGTCGACGTCGACGGCAATGCGCTGCTCGCCGACCTGATCCGCGAGAAGATCCGCGAGATCGTCAAGGACGCGGAGACGGCGGAAGCGTTGACCCCGCGCGACCATCCGTTCGGCGCCAAGCGTCCCTGCCTCGATACCAACTACTACGCTACGTTCAACCGCCCCAACGTCACGCTGGTGAACTTGCGAAAGGAGCCGATCACAGAGATCACGGCTTCGGGCATCACGACCGACAAGCGCACGTTCGACGTCGATGTGATCGTGTTCGCCACCGGCTTCGACGCAATGACTGGCGCCATCAAGGCCGTTCATCCGATCACAGGCCGCGATGGCAAATCGCTGTCCGACGTCTGGGCCAACGGTCCGCAGACCTATCTCGGGCTCACGGTCTCAGGCTTCCCCAATCTGTTCCTGATCACGGGCCCGGGCAGCCCGTCGGTGCTGTCGAACATGGCGGTCTCGATCGAGCAGCATGTCGACTGGGTAGTTGACCGGCTGGCGGCGATGCGCGAAGCCGGCTTTACGACCATCGACGCGACCGAGACGGCGCAGGCCGGCTGGGCGCAGCACATGGCCGACTGTTCGACGCTGACGCTGCATCGGCTCGCCAACACCTGGTATACGGGCGCCAACGTGCCCGGCAAGGCGCAGGGCGTGATGCCCTATACCGGCGGCGTCGGCCCCTATCGCAGCATTTGCAACGAGGTCGTCGCCCGCGGCATGCTCGGCTTCAAACTCACCGGCCCGAACGTTGCGGAGCAATGCAATGACGGCCAGGTCGTACGGCTGCAGCCGGACGTGCGGCTGGTGCTGGGCATGCTGGCGGAGATGAACCTGCCGGCGATCGAGTCGCTCGGCGCCCAGGGCGCGCGCGACTTCCTCACTGAATTCAACAAGAGCCGTCCGGCCGGCCGGCCCGTCGGCGAGGTCGGCGACGGCGTGCTGCACGGCGCCGATGGCCTGTTGCAATATCGTCTTTATCGGCCGGCAACGCCGGGGCCGCATCCGATCGTGGTCTATTTTCACGGCGGCGGCTGGGTGCTCGGCGACGAGCAATCCGACGATCCGTTCTGCCGCGACATCTGCCGCCGCAGCGGGATGATCGTCGCCAGTGTCGGCTATCGCCATGCGCCCGAGCATCGCTTCCCCGCGGCGGCCGAGGATGGCTATGCGGCAACGCGCTGGATCGCCGAGCATGCCACCGAACTCGGCGGCCGGCCGGGACCCGTGCTGGTCGCGGGCTGGAGCGCCGGCGCCAATATCGCCGCCGTCACCTGCCAGCTCGCACGCGACCGCGGCGGGCCAGAGATCGCAGGCCAGCTCCTGGTGTGCCCGGTCACCGATTGCCGGTTCGACCGTCCATCCTACACCGACAATGCGATCGGCTATTTCCTGACGCGCGCGCTGATGTTCTGGTTCTGGGATATCTATTGTTCGCCCGCGGACCGCACCGACCCGCGCGCCTCGCCGCTGCGCGGCAATCTGGCGAACCTGCCGCCGGCGTTCGTGGCGACCTGCGAGTTCGATCCGCTGCGTGACGAGGGGATCGAATATGCCGAGGCGATGGCCGCCGCAGGCGTGCCGGTCGAGCAACTGCAGGCGCGTGGCCACATCCACACGTCCCTGATGATGGTGGATGTGGTGATCACCGGCGTCAGCCCGCGTGCCAGGATGGCCGAAGCGTTGCGCAGTTTTGCGGGGTTGCCGCGAAAGCTGGAAGAGAGCGGCGAAGGCGCTTCGCCGATCGCGGTCAACGCGGCTGCGGGATAG
- a CDS encoding TfoX/Sxy family protein: MTVSESYAEFLREQFAPLGRLTMRPMFGATGVFCAGLMFAVVTENTLYFRVDDQNRETFREAEAFPPLSYVKKGQTIDLAFWRAPERLFDEPDELAAWARAALAAAHRVAAKRPAPKQRKAPRPRKRPS; encoded by the coding sequence GTGACTGTCAGCGAAAGCTATGCCGAGTTTCTGCGCGAGCAGTTCGCGCCGCTTGGCCGTCTCACCATGCGGCCGATGTTCGGCGCGACCGGTGTGTTCTGCGCCGGGCTGATGTTCGCCGTGGTGACGGAGAACACGCTTTATTTCCGGGTCGATGACCAGAACCGGGAGACGTTCAGAGAGGCCGAGGCGTTTCCACCGCTCAGTTATGTGAAGAAGGGTCAGACCATCGACCTCGCGTTCTGGCGCGCGCCGGAGCGGCTGTTCGACGAACCCGATGAGCTTGCCGCGTGGGCGCGCGCCGCACTGGCGGCGGCGCATCGCGTTGCGGCGAAGAGGCCTGCGCCAAAGCAACGCAAAGCGCCGAGGCCGCGCAAACGCCCGTCGTAA
- a CDS encoding L-2-amino-thiazoline-4-carboxylic acid hydrolase, with product MNVLDDYMVDPRLSLLDKTRIQAQVLVPMLRALRAELGQEKADAIARQALRDWSKALFAAIGENVEGSARRKWATMHTALAEVTEREVTVEMRRHDEAALEFDVTHCRFAEFFRALGEPELGALLVCATDFDIAAAGGNEVSLRRDQTLMQGAPSCTFRYAFAPRS from the coding sequence ATGAACGTGCTCGACGATTATATGGTCGATCCTCGCCTGTCGCTGTTGGACAAAACGCGGATCCAGGCGCAGGTGCTGGTGCCGATGCTGCGGGCGCTGCGCGCGGAACTGGGCCAGGAAAAGGCTGACGCGATTGCGCGACAAGCCTTGCGCGACTGGTCGAAGGCGCTGTTCGCCGCCATCGGCGAGAACGTCGAGGGCAGCGCGCGGCGCAAATGGGCCACCATGCATACCGCGCTTGCCGAAGTTACCGAGCGGGAAGTAACGGTCGAGATGCGCCGGCACGATGAGGCGGCGCTGGAATTCGACGTCACGCATTGCCGGTTCGCGGAATTCTTCCGCGCGCTGGGCGAGCCGGAACTCGGCGCTCTGCTGGTCTGCGCCACCGATTTCGATATCGCGGCAGCCGGCGGCAACGAGGTCAGCCTCAGGCGCGACCAAACGCTGATGCAGGGCGCGCCGAGCTGCACGTTCCGCTACGCATTCGCACCGCGATCATGA
- a CDS encoding phytanoyl-CoA dioxygenase family protein: MAAAAEQVLPWLGARSFASLKEEFDRSGYLIFERVLAPDRVAEIRAALAPHLARDLFGRNDFEGTRTNRVYALLAKAPVFAELAIHPLAMAFVEAELGESCLLSALLAINLHPGETVQPWHFDDSGVKIPRPRPALGISTFWAIDDTTEQNGATEIIPGSHLWDGQYIEGAVKPTHFTNEAGHEEGDRPDAVKLIMPSGSLAITKGTLWHRGGANRSDQPRLIITPQYCVGWVRQLENMALAVPAEVASKLPERARELIGYSIHPPFMGYVDGVHPRRLLRAQ, from the coding sequence ATGGCAGCGGCAGCGGAGCAGGTTTTGCCCTGGCTCGGGGCACGCTCATTCGCCTCCTTAAAGGAAGAGTTCGACCGCAGCGGTTACCTGATCTTCGAACGTGTTCTTGCGCCCGACCGCGTGGCCGAAATCCGCGCGGCGCTGGCGCCGCATCTGGCGCGCGATCTGTTCGGCCGCAACGATTTCGAAGGTACCAGAACCAACCGCGTGTATGCTCTGCTGGCGAAAGCGCCTGTCTTCGCCGAGCTCGCGATCCATCCGCTCGCGATGGCCTTTGTGGAAGCCGAACTCGGCGAGAGCTGCCTGTTGTCTGCTCTGCTCGCGATCAATCTCCATCCCGGCGAGACCGTCCAGCCCTGGCATTTCGACGACAGCGGCGTGAAGATTCCGCGCCCCCGCCCCGCCCTTGGCATCAGCACGTTCTGGGCGATCGATGATACGACCGAGCAAAATGGCGCCACCGAAATCATTCCCGGAAGCCATCTGTGGGACGGGCAATATATCGAGGGCGCGGTGAAGCCAACTCATTTCACTAACGAAGCCGGTCACGAGGAAGGCGACAGGCCTGACGCCGTGAAGCTGATCATGCCATCCGGCTCGCTGGCCATCACCAAGGGAACGCTATGGCACCGTGGTGGCGCCAACCGGTCGGACCAGCCGCGCCTGATCATCACGCCGCAATATTGCGTGGGCTGGGTGCGGCAACTCGAGAACATGGCGCTCGCGGTCCCTGCCGAGGTCGCCAGCAAATTGCCCGAGCGCGCTCGCGAATTGATCGGTTATTCGATCCATCCGCCGTTCATGGGCTATGTCGATGGCGTTCATCCCAGGCGGCTGCTGCGGGCGCAGTGA
- a CDS encoding flavin-containing monooxygenase, which translates to MLNEWHWQERFSSQPENLRYLNYVADKFDLRKYMRFNRKVEAAAFDEGCHLWRLRLDDGRELSCRFLILAVGLLSVPTLPRLEGMETFKGRSFHTFYWPHEPVELSGKKVGIIGTGATAIQVIGEIADKVGELTVFQRRPNWSAPLNNSPISDEEMADIRSRYDEIFAACKRTPGGFEHEPDRRGFYEATREERIALWNKLYDEPGFGIWLSNFREIFTDEAANAEFSAYVADRIRSRVKDPVTAEKLIPKDHGFGVQRVPLETNYLEAYNRDNVHLVDISETPILRVTETGLRTSARDYELDIIVYSTGFDAITGAFDAIDIAGVGGVKLADEWREGPSTFLGMMAHGFPNLLMPTGPQSGSASTNFPRGIENGVGWCMGLLGHMWDRGYTRAEPTAEAQARWTAHVTKMYAIMLMRKAKSWFTGYNSNIPGHEHGKTRYLVYNGGTPKYVAAITEVADSGYEGIVFDAGARAAARSAAAAE; encoded by the coding sequence CTGCTCAACGAGTGGCACTGGCAGGAGCGGTTTTCGAGCCAGCCGGAGAATCTTCGCTACCTCAACTATGTCGCCGACAAGTTCGATTTGCGCAAATACATGCGGTTCAACCGCAAGGTGGAAGCGGCGGCGTTCGACGAGGGCTGTCATCTGTGGCGGCTCCGGCTCGACGATGGGCGTGAACTGAGCTGCCGATTCCTCATTCTTGCGGTCGGGTTGCTCTCGGTACCGACGCTGCCGCGGCTTGAGGGCATGGAGACGTTCAAGGGGCGTTCGTTCCATACCTTCTATTGGCCGCACGAGCCGGTTGAACTCTCCGGCAAGAAGGTCGGCATCATCGGCACCGGCGCCACCGCGATCCAGGTGATCGGCGAGATCGCCGACAAGGTCGGCGAACTCACTGTGTTTCAGCGGCGTCCGAACTGGAGCGCGCCGCTGAACAATAGTCCGATCTCGGACGAGGAAATGGCCGACATCCGTTCGCGCTACGATGAAATCTTTGCCGCCTGCAAGCGCACGCCCGGCGGCTTCGAGCACGAGCCGGACCGGCGCGGCTTCTATGAAGCCACCCGCGAGGAGCGGATCGCGCTGTGGAACAAGCTCTATGACGAGCCCGGCTTCGGGATCTGGCTCAGCAATTTTCGCGAGATTTTTACCGACGAGGCGGCCAATGCCGAGTTTTCCGCTTACGTCGCCGATCGCATCCGAAGCCGCGTGAAGGACCCGGTGACGGCGGAAAAGCTGATTCCGAAGGATCACGGTTTTGGCGTGCAGCGGGTGCCGCTGGAGACCAATTATCTCGAGGCCTACAACCGTGACAATGTGCATCTCGTCGACATCAGCGAGACGCCGATTCTGCGAGTCACCGAAACGGGCCTGCGCACCAGCGCGCGCGATTACGAGCTCGATATCATCGTTTACTCCACCGGCTTCGATGCCATCACCGGTGCATTCGACGCGATCGACATCGCCGGCGTCGGCGGAGTGAAGCTCGCCGACGAATGGCGCGAGGGACCCTCGACCTTTCTCGGCATGATGGCGCATGGCTTTCCGAACTTGCTGATGCCGACCGGGCCGCAAAGCGGTTCGGCTTCGACGAATTTTCCGCGCGGCATCGAGAACGGCGTCGGCTGGTGCATGGGCCTGCTCGGCCACATGTGGGACCGCGGCTACACGCGGGCCGAGCCAACGGCCGAAGCGCAGGCGCGCTGGACCGCGCACGTGACCAAGATGTACGCCATCATGCTGATGCGCAAAGCCAAGTCGTGGTTCACCGGCTACAATTCCAATATCCCCGGCCACGAGCACGGCAAGACTCGGTATCTCGTTTATAATGGCGGCACGCCGAAATATGTCGCGGCGATCACCGAAGTTGCCGATAGCGGGTATGAGGGAATCGTGTTCGATGCGGGCGCACGGGCAGCGGCGAGGTCCGCGGCCGCCGCGGAGTAA
- a CDS encoding NAD(P)-binding protein — MTGEIKSHYEVVVVGAGVSGIYQIKRLADLDVDALVLDAAPDLGGTWYWNRYPGARFDSESYT, encoded by the coding sequence ATGACTGGGGAGATCAAGTCGCACTACGAGGTCGTTGTCGTCGGCGCGGGCGTGTCGGGCATTTACCAGATCAAGCGGCTGGCCGATCTCGACGTGGATGCCCTCGTGCTCGATGCCGCCCCCGATCTCGGGGGAACCTGGTACTGGAACCGCTATCCCGGCGCGCGCTTCGATTCCGAGAGCTACACCTAA
- a CDS encoding gamma-glutamylcyclotransferase, with protein MTADAFIHLPELRARVTHPEKSLLRLTPKMFSMWEQRARAAGWPAGWRLSDEAIEASRLAVLGDHPDGDDLWVYSYGSLMWDPGFHFAEVRLADVENYQRRFTLKINLGRGSHDYPALMLSLEPQLGCCRGLAFRIAADSVHAETAILWRREMLRGGYAPAMVPMTTPQGPITALAFTSNRSHPSYVGELPLAETAAMIATGKGVLGTNREYLLQLATQLQALEIEDPYVAQLHAQIGGAPGA; from the coding sequence TTGACCGCCGACGCATTTATTCATCTGCCGGAGCTGCGGGCCCGGGTAACGCACCCGGAAAAGTCGCTGCTGCGCCTGACGCCAAAGATGTTTTCGATGTGGGAGCAGCGGGCGCGGGCCGCGGGATGGCCGGCAGGCTGGCGGCTGTCGGACGAAGCGATCGAGGCGTCGCGGCTTGCGGTGCTCGGCGATCATCCTGATGGCGACGACCTCTGGGTCTACTCCTACGGTTCGCTGATGTGGGACCCCGGCTTTCACTTCGCCGAAGTCCGGCTCGCCGACGTCGAAAATTATCAGCGCCGCTTCACGCTGAAGATCAATCTCGGTCGGGGATCGCACGACTATCCGGCGCTGATGCTCTCGCTCGAGCCGCAATTGGGATGTTGCCGCGGGCTGGCGTTCCGCATTGCGGCCGATTCTGTCCATGCCGAGACCGCGATCCTGTGGCGCCGCGAAATGCTGCGCGGCGGCTATGCGCCGGCGATGGTGCCGATGACGACGCCGCAGGGACCAATCACCGCACTCGCCTTCACCTCCAACCGCTCGCACCCGAGTTATGTCGGCGAACTGCCGCTCGCCGAGACCGCCGCGATGATCGCGACCGGGAAGGGCGTTCTCGGCACCAACCGCGAATACCTCCTGCAACTGGCGACGCAGTTGCAGGCGTTGGAGATCGAGGATCCGTATGTCGCGCAGTTGCATGCGCAGATCGGCGGCGCTCCCGGTGCTTGA
- a CDS encoding gamma-glutamyltransferase family protein, whose amino-acid sequence MRDQFSNTQAVRKPAVTSRGGIVAAQSSRAAQVGAEVLAAGGDCIDAVIATTFALGVLEPWMSGVGGGGAMVLYRAGERRYEVIDYGMRAPLSLRVEDYPLTGGGAASDIFPWPRVKDDRNIHGPSSIAVPGVVAGMEEAHRRYAKLPWKELLAPSIALAGEGLAVDWWTTVMISSAAADLRRYPASAAAYLQDGLPPNPQWGIRSKVRMPQDRLKATMAQLASAGPRDFYEGDLAQSLAADIQALGGALSAEDLKPFRGIVREPLAIPYRGGEVFATPELTAGPTLARTLRLLQENLEPARSGPDAAAYIAYASALQKAYRERLKDMGDEDGRRALGAEALAPACTTHFSAVDRDGNMAAVTQTLLSTFGSKFVTNQTGITMNNGIMWFDPTPGTPNSLAPGKRCLTNYTPVLAQAADGRRVAAGASGGRRILPAVSQLLSFVMDYGMDLDAAIHQPRIDASEGAIVIGDVRLPQAAREALGSRFDYEEARIQNLPMKFACPSVVLRDGGTNSGATEPFHAWSEAVAEG is encoded by the coding sequence ATGCGCGACCAGTTCTCCAATACCCAAGCGGTACGCAAGCCGGCCGTCACTTCCAGAGGCGGCATCGTCGCTGCGCAATCAAGCAGGGCGGCGCAGGTGGGGGCCGAGGTGCTGGCCGCGGGCGGCGACTGCATCGATGCCGTGATCGCGACGACGTTTGCACTTGGCGTTCTGGAGCCCTGGATGAGCGGGGTCGGCGGCGGCGGCGCGATGGTGCTCTACCGGGCGGGCGAACGCCGTTATGAGGTGATCGACTACGGCATGCGGGCGCCGCTGAGCCTGCGGGTGGAAGATTATCCGCTGACCGGCGGTGGCGCGGCTTCCGACATCTTCCCCTGGCCGCGGGTAAAGGACGACCGCAACATTCATGGCCCCAGTTCGATCGCCGTGCCCGGCGTGGTCGCCGGCATGGAAGAGGCGCACCGCCGCTACGCCAAACTGCCGTGGAAGGAGTTGCTGGCGCCGAGCATTGCACTTGCCGGCGAAGGGCTTGCGGTCGACTGGTGGACCACGGTGATGATTTCGAGCGCGGCAGCAGACTTGCGGCGCTACCCCGCGAGCGCCGCCGCCTATCTCCAGGACGGCCTGCCGCCGAACCCGCAATGGGGCATCAGGTCCAAGGTCCGCATGCCGCAGGATCGGCTCAAGGCCACGATGGCGCAACTCGCCAGCGCCGGCCCGCGCGACTTCTACGAAGGCGATCTGGCGCAAAGCCTCGCCGCCGACATTCAGGCCCTCGGCGGCGCGCTGTCGGCCGAGGATCTCAAGCCATTTCGGGGCATTGTGCGCGAGCCGCTGGCGATCCCCTATCGCGGCGGCGAGGTGTTCGCGACGCCCGAACTCACCGCCGGGCCGACGCTGGCGCGCACGCTTCGTCTGCTGCAGGAAAATCTCGAGCCTGCGCGCAGCGGACCGGACGCCGCGGCCTACATCGCCTATGCATCGGCGCTGCAAAAAGCGTATCGCGAACGCCTCAAGGACATGGGCGATGAAGACGGCAGGCGCGCGCTCGGCGCCGAAGCGCTGGCGCCTGCCTGCACCACGCATTTTTCCGCCGTCGATCGCGACGGCAACATGGCCGCGGTAACGCAAACCTTGCTGTCCACCTTCGGCTCCAAATTCGTGACGAACCAGACCGGCATCACCATGAACAACGGCATCATGTGGTTCGACCCGACCCCGGGCACGCCGAATTCGCTGGCACCGGGCAAGCGGTGCCTTACCAACTACACGCCCGTGCTGGCGCAGGCGGCGGACGGAAGGCGCGTCGCGGCCGGGGCTTCGGGCGGCCGGCGCATTCTGCCGGCGGTAAGCCAGCTTCTGTCCTTCGTGATGGATTACGGCATGGATCTCGATGCCGCAATCCATCAGCCGCGCATTGACGCCAGCGAAGGCGCGATCGTGATCGGCGACGTCCGCCTGCCGCAGGCCGCGCGCGAAGCGCTGGGCTCGCGTTTCGATTACGAGGAGGCGCGCATCCAGAACCTGCCGATGAAGTTCGCCTGCCCCAGCGTGGTGCTGCGCGACGGCGGAACCAACAGCGGTGCCACCGAGCCGTTCCACGCCTGGAGCGAGGCAGTGGCGGAGGGATAG
- a CDS encoding DUF1236 domain-containing protein, with the protein MRKQLLLSTGIICLMLAPGLSYGQAPGGRSEEPKQMQPSDRGKGAASQERGAERAQERAKGAEKGAEQKAQGAAGREERGPGSRQAGEKGKAAPGAERPTAASEDSKRGRGDDAKRATEQTKGARPGDREADRGRDAKESAKDSAKDRTKGTAESERTKSGTTTSQKEREGATTTQKEPSRDQQDRTSKDAAEQSKDRPATATDATRTQTQASQTQDRQQISTEKQVRISETLTRERLAPPQRNLNISIRVGERLPRHVRVQRLPPTIVSIEPQYRGYDYFTTEEEIVIVEPRTQRIVSHIPRDTSRIRAAGGEAAGSGRAADAMAQAGGAPCRIMRRDTAGNLTEVSPTTVGSTAPQDSISVSVRAPGGGGSTNPIALGASEGQIVVTMQGGECTVTLEPQAR; encoded by the coding sequence ATGCGCAAGCAGTTACTGTTATCGACTGGGATTATCTGCCTGATGCTGGCACCGGGGCTATCGTATGGCCAGGCCCCGGGCGGGAGAAGCGAGGAACCGAAGCAGATGCAGCCGAGCGATCGTGGCAAGGGTGCTGCATCGCAAGAACGCGGCGCCGAGCGAGCGCAGGAACGCGCCAAGGGCGCCGAGAAGGGTGCGGAACAGAAGGCTCAAGGCGCGGCGGGTCGTGAGGAAAGAGGACCCGGTTCCCGGCAGGCAGGAGAGAAGGGCAAAGCTGCACCTGGGGCCGAGCGTCCAACGGCTGCGAGCGAAGACAGCAAGCGTGGCCGCGGCGATGACGCGAAGAGGGCCACGGAGCAAACCAAGGGCGCCCGCCCGGGCGATCGGGAGGCCGATCGCGGCCGCGATGCCAAGGAGAGCGCTAAGGACAGTGCCAAAGACAGAACCAAGGGCACCGCCGAGTCCGAGAGGACCAAGAGCGGAACAACGACATCCCAGAAGGAGCGCGAGGGCGCAACCACCACGCAGAAGGAGCCGAGCCGCGATCAACAGGACAGAACCTCGAAGGATGCGGCTGAACAGAGCAAGGACCGGCCGGCGACCGCGACTGACGCCACGCGCACACAGACCCAGGCCAGCCAGACGCAGGACCGCCAGCAGATCTCGACCGAGAAGCAGGTGCGCATCTCCGAGACGCTGACCCGCGAACGTCTCGCGCCGCCGCAGCGCAATCTCAACATCTCGATCCGGGTCGGCGAGCGGCTCCCGCGCCATGTGCGGGTGCAACGGCTGCCACCCACGATCGTGTCGATCGAGCCGCAGTACCGCGGCTACGATTACTTCACGACCGAGGAGGAAATCGTGATCGTCGAACCCCGCACGCAGCGGATCGTGAGCCATATCCCCCGTGACACGTCGCGCATTCGCGCTGCAGGCGGCGAGGCCGCCGGCAGTGGACGTGCGGCCGACGCGATGGCTCAGGCCGGCGGTGCGCCCTGCCGTATCATGCGGCGGGATACCGCGGGCAATCTTACTGAGGTCTCGCCCACGACGGTTGGTTCGACCGCACCGCAGGATTCGATCAGCGTAAGCGTTCGTGCGCCGGGCGGCGGTGGATCGACGAACCCGATTGCACTGGGCGCCTCGGAAGGACAGATCGTGGTCACCATGCAAGGCGGCGAGTGCACGGTTACGCTTGAGCCACAGGCGCGGTAA